From Salvia splendens isolate huo1 chromosome 3, SspV2, whole genome shotgun sequence, a single genomic window includes:
- the LOC121797065 gene encoding uncharacterized protein LOC121797065 yields MVDMYAYHGVANPTVGNNINANTFELRRGLLQMAENNAFRGRPTEDPNKHLTKFIQICNTTKINGVTDEQIRLRVFPFSLEDDAKDWLDSMEPNSIHTWEAMVEKFLEKYYPPSEALKRQSEIISFEMTPQESIRGAWERFKGLMKRCPNHGLNPTHQVLAFYRGCLPEAKRELNLSAGGSLLKKGEAEAMEVIEKVTSNDEGWNNEWSRVHRVASATESSQMDSMYKQMELLHKKLDLMGMRPVVHEQQESVEDVSYIHQGGNSYYNNSRPNQGVEVTISLGTRRILICRMGTPTIPCSHHRGSQFPKSHKNMEHTNQRLEKVENDVHSMTVHMKGLEMLMSQIAQAVSSQHKPEQFPGQSNVNPKDCKAIYLRSGTSYESSPMPEVEAKGVPDKKEEEEMEMKSPHMQSEVQPEAIASPTPKEVKIPFPQVVQKKKLDEKLVKFLEIFKRVHLNIPLIEALQQMPGYLKFLKEIVSKKKRLVDYETVNLTENCSAIIQQKMPAKMKDPGSFNISCVIGNDRQTKALCDLGASINLMPLSFFRKLKFGVLKPTTFTLQMADKSVKYPNGLLENVLVRVNDFIFPVDFVVLDMKEDPNVPLILGRPFLATGKALIDVTKGELTLRHGNKTVILSLLDKMKRHEVEESKRVEEVPLKVEKCKMIRAAHVRARDDEVENPLEEIFMPEWMFEDEHGLGGKKMKVAKVEIGIPKEGVVGADVKPTWWKKRLHKLYLAAKAKKGPDDIIRGNRHQWVKNDINARDQWRLFLGSEGT; encoded by the exons ATGGTAGACATGTATGCCTATCATGGGGTGGCAAACCCAACCGTTGGCAACAATATTAATGCCAACACGTTTGAGCTCAGAAGAGGACTACTTCAGATGGCTGAGAACAATGCTTTCAGAGGCCGACCCACAGAGGATCCTAACAAGCATCTCACCAAATTCATCCAGATCTGCAACACGACGAAGATAAATGGGGTCACAGATGAGCAGATCAGACTAAGGGTGTTTCCTTTCTCTCTGGAGGATGATGCCAAAGACTGGCTGGACAGTATGGAGCCTAACTCCATTCACACGTGGGAGGCTATGGTCGAGAAGTTCTTAGAAAAATACTACCCACCAAGTGAGGCGTTGAAGAGGCAATCTGAAATTATTTCTTTTGAGATGACTCCCCAAGAGAGTATTCGAGGAGCTTGGGAAAGATTTAAAGGATTAATGAAGAGGTGCCCCAACCATGGGTTGAATCCGACGCATCAAGTCCTAGCATTCTATAGGGGGTGCCTGCCTGAAGCAAAGCGGGAACTAAATTTGAGTGCAGGGGGATCACTGCTAAAGAAGGGAGAAGCAGAGGCCATGGAGGTGATTGAGAAAGTGACATCTAATGATGAAGGCTGGAACAACGAGTGGAGTAGAGTGCACAGGGTAGCTTCTGCCACAGAGAGTAGCCAAATGGACAGTATGTACAAACAGATGGAGCTCCTCCACAAGAAGTTAGATCTCATGGGGATGAGACCGGTTGTGCATGAGCAGCAAGAGAGTGTAGAGGATGTAAGCTATATACACCAAGGGGGCAATAGCTACTATAACAACTCCCGCCCTAATCAAGGGGTGGAGGTTACAATCAGTTTGGGAACAAGGCGCATCCTAATCTGTCGTATGGGAACCCCAACAATTCCCTGCAGCCACCATCGGGGTTCACAGTTTCCCAAG TCACACAAGAACATGGAGCATACCAACCAAAGGTTGGAGAAGGTTGAGAATGATGTCCATAGCATGACAGTACATATGAAGGGCCTAGAGATGCTGATGAGTCAGATTGCTCAAGCTGTGAGCAGTCAGCATAAGCCAGAGCAGTTCCCAGGACAGTCAAATGTGAACCCCAAAGATTGCAAGGCAATCTACTTAAGGAGTGGGACAAGCTATGAGAGTTCTCCTATGCCCGAAGTGGAAGCTAAGGGAGTACCCGacaagaaagaagaagaagagatggaGATGAAATCGCCTCATATGCAATCCGAGGTTCAACCCGAGGCAATTGCTTCCCCCACACCAAAAGAGGTTAAAATTCCTTTTCCTCAAGTGGTGCAAAAGAAGAAGTTGGACGAGAAGCTTGTTAAGTTCCTTGAGATCTTCAAGAGAGTGCATCTCAATATTCCTCTTATTGAGGCTCTCCAACAAATGCCCGGCTACCTCAAGTTTTTGAAAGAAATTGTGTCCAAGAAAAAGAGGTTGGTTGATTATGAAACCGTGAATTTGACCGAGAATTGTAGTGCAATCATCCAACAAAAGATGCCGGCAAAGATGAAAGATCCGGGGAGCTTCAACATTTCTTGTGTGATCGGGAATGATAGGCAAACTAAGGCCTTGTGTGACTTGGGGGCAAGCATAAATCTCATGCCTTTAAGCTTCTTCCGGAAGTTGAAGTTTGGTGTCTTGAAGCCAACTACATTTACCCTTCAAATGGCGGATAAATCCGTCAAATACCCGAATGGACTCCTTGAGAATGTATTAGTAAGGGTGAATGATTTTATCTTCCCcgtggattttgttgttttggacaTGAAGGAGGATCCAAATGTCCCTCTCATCCTTGGAAGACCATTCCTAGCAACTGGAAAAGCTCTAATTGACGTCACTAAGGGAGAACTCACCCTTAGGCATGGAAACAAGACGGTCATTCTCTCCTTGTTGGACAAGATGAAACGTCATGAAGTGGAAGAGTCCAAGAGAGTGGAAGAGGTGCCCTTAAAAGTTGAAAAGTGCAAGATGATACGAGCGGCACATGTGAGGGCTAGGGATGATGAGGTTGAGAATCCTTTGGAGGAAATATTTATGCCTGAATGGATGTTTGAAGATGAACATGGATTGGGGGGTAAAAAGATGAAGGTTGCCAAAGTGGAAATTGGAATACCTAAAGAAGGTGTTGTTGGGGCCGATGTGAAGCCCACTTGGTGGAAGAAGCGTCTACACAAGCTCTACTTGGCCGCTAAAGCGAAGAAGGGCCCCGATGACATTATCCGA GGAAATAGGCATCAATGGGTGAAAAACGACATCAATGCCCGTGACCAGTGGCGCCTCTTCCTCGGCAGTGAAGGTACATGA